The following proteins come from a genomic window of Tepidiforma thermophila:
- a CDS encoding DUF6941 family protein, with protein MEFDYALLADHAEVINGKLYLMGGGWDVRHAPQAPARAQFAVALGIRVAWEETNLPIALRLALEDDDGAELLRVDGQMQVGRPPQLPPGSSQLSATVVVMQVDLPRFGGYRVRATATGPGGAVIDKALPFRMVQAGQSPGAAAAPPGAV; from the coding sequence ATGGAATTCGACTACGCCCTCCTCGCCGACCACGCTGAAGTCATCAACGGGAAGCTGTACCTGATGGGCGGCGGCTGGGATGTGCGACACGCGCCCCAGGCGCCAGCTCGCGCCCAGTTCGCCGTCGCCCTCGGCATCCGCGTGGCCTGGGAGGAGACGAACCTGCCCATCGCCCTGCGCCTGGCGCTCGAAGACGACGACGGCGCCGAGCTGCTCCGGGTCGACGGGCAGATGCAGGTCGGCCGGCCGCCGCAGCTGCCGCCGGGCTCCAGCCAGCTCTCGGCCACCGTGGTGGTGATGCAGGTCGACCTCCCCCGGTTCGGCGGGTATCGCGTGCGCGCCACGGCCACGGGGCCGGGCGGGGCCGTCATCGACAAGGCGCTGCCGTTCCGGATGGTGCAGGCCGGGCAGTCGCCTGGTGCCGCGGCAGCTCCGCCGGGCGCCGTCTGA
- a CDS encoding Na/Pi cotransporter family protein, translating into MLLTLIGGIGIFLVGMALLTEGLKTAAGSALREVLRRFTGNRFAAVASGAAITALVQSSSATTLATIGFVSAGLLSFQGAVGVIFGANLGTTSTGWLVSTIGLKVSVSEWTLPLIGAGALFWLLAPGRRGAAGQALAGFGLIFVGIGTLQEGMGGLAERIDPGSFAGGGIGARFLLVGIGVVMTVVMQSSSAAIATTLAAVDSGAISLEEAAALAIGQNLGTTVTAGIAAIGATTAAKRTALAHVLFNAVTAVVALAALPAFVEAAEDTTGEGDPAMALAAFHTLFNLVGVVLLLPVLGTFAGVVARLVPERGPRYLADLDDAVATVPDLAIDAARRAAAAIGQAMLYAAADLARGVPPRATAEAAAAIEPLTRFIERVDPGSDPATRQQYASLLHAVDHLHRLAGLVAERRPPLVPAAVFPRRSAMLAAQLESLAAAFGDAGQLRAVLPETAEAARRFAHWRESRRRRLINEAAAPRAAPGVVETVAQDVRAWRRRLFGAPGPRPPETAATPPQPGLVERLDTMLWMARVVYHGWRLAAHLDAIASGERAAAAPPEPD; encoded by the coding sequence GTGCTGCTGACCCTCATCGGGGGCATCGGCATCTTCCTGGTCGGCATGGCGCTGCTGACCGAGGGGCTGAAAACGGCAGCCGGCAGCGCCCTGCGCGAGGTGCTCCGGCGCTTCACCGGGAACCGGTTCGCCGCGGTCGCCAGCGGGGCAGCCATCACGGCCCTCGTCCAGTCATCGAGCGCAACGACCCTCGCAACCATCGGCTTTGTGAGCGCGGGCCTCCTCAGCTTCCAGGGCGCCGTCGGGGTCATCTTCGGCGCGAACCTGGGCACGACCTCGACCGGATGGCTCGTCTCGACGATCGGCCTGAAGGTGAGCGTTTCGGAGTGGACGCTGCCGCTCATCGGGGCCGGGGCGCTGTTCTGGCTGCTGGCCCCCGGGCGCCGGGGCGCCGCCGGGCAGGCGCTGGCCGGCTTTGGGCTGATTTTCGTTGGCATCGGCACGCTGCAGGAGGGAATGGGCGGCCTCGCCGAGCGGATCGACCCGGGCAGCTTTGCCGGGGGCGGCATTGGCGCCCGCTTCCTCCTGGTCGGCATCGGCGTCGTGATGACCGTCGTGATGCAGTCATCAAGCGCAGCGATCGCCACGACGCTCGCCGCCGTCGATTCCGGCGCCATCAGCCTCGAAGAAGCGGCGGCGCTGGCGATCGGCCAGAACCTGGGCACGACCGTCACGGCCGGGATTGCGGCCATCGGCGCGACGACGGCGGCGAAGCGGACTGCGCTCGCGCACGTGCTGTTCAATGCCGTCACCGCCGTGGTCGCGCTCGCGGCGCTCCCTGCGTTCGTCGAAGCTGCGGAGGACACCACCGGCGAAGGCGACCCGGCGATGGCGCTCGCGGCCTTCCACACGCTGTTCAACCTTGTCGGCGTGGTGCTGCTGCTGCCCGTGCTCGGCACGTTCGCCGGGGTAGTCGCCCGGCTGGTGCCGGAGCGGGGCCCGCGCTACCTGGCGGACCTGGACGATGCCGTAGCGACCGTGCCGGACCTCGCGATCGATGCCGCGCGCCGGGCCGCCGCGGCGATCGGGCAGGCCATGCTCTACGCGGCAGCCGACCTTGCCCGGGGCGTGCCGCCGCGCGCAACCGCGGAGGCGGCGGCCGCAATCGAGCCGCTGACGCGCTTCATCGAGCGGGTGGACCCCGGCAGCGACCCCGCAACGCGTCAGCAGTACGCTTCGCTTCTGCACGCCGTGGACCACCTCCATCGGCTGGCCGGTCTCGTGGCCGAGCGGCGGCCGCCGCTCGTGCCCGCGGCGGTATTCCCGCGCCGGAGCGCCATGCTTGCGGCACAGCTCGAATCGCTGGCGGCCGCCTTCGGCGATGCCGGGCAACTGCGGGCGGTGCTGCCGGAAACGGCGGAGGCTGCCCGCCGGTTCGCTCACTGGCGGGAGTCGCGCCGGCGGCGGCTGATCAACGAGGCGGCTGCGCCGCGGGCCGCCCCGGGCGTGGTCGAAACCGTTGCCCAGGATGTCCGGGCATGGCGGCGCCGGCTCTTCGGCGCTCCCGGCCCGAGGCCGCCCGAGACCGCGGCCACGCCGCCGCAGCCGGGACTCGTCGAGCGGCTGGATACGATGCTCTGGATGGCGCGCGTCGTCTACCACGGCTGGCGGCTGGCGGCCCACCTCGACGCGATCGCGAGCGGGGAGCGGGCAGCCGCCGCCCCGCCTGAGCCGGACTGA
- the ruvA gene encoding Holliday junction branch migration protein RuvA, with translation MITHLRGRLARMDLAGPLVELDVHGVRFEILVPIALWPELTELAGEADLAAGEGPELGLHIFYHVTANNPTPVLVGFLRRAERDFFRKFTMVEGIGPAKAVKAMNVSVSTIARAIEQEDRATLARLPGIGPRSADKIIATLRGRVTAEAALQDAGVERPVDAAQFEEKRLLADAAEAIAGLGYSRAEARRRVEEAVRADPSLDSLDAVVMAVLRSLDAR, from the coding sequence ATGATCACGCACCTTCGCGGCCGGCTCGCGCGGATGGACCTCGCCGGCCCGCTGGTCGAGCTCGATGTCCACGGCGTGCGCTTCGAAATTCTCGTGCCGATTGCGCTCTGGCCCGAGCTGACCGAGCTCGCGGGCGAGGCCGACCTCGCCGCCGGCGAAGGGCCCGAACTCGGCCTCCACATCTTCTATCACGTCACCGCCAACAACCCGACGCCCGTCCTCGTCGGCTTCCTCCGCCGGGCCGAGCGCGACTTCTTCCGCAAGTTCACCATGGTCGAAGGGATCGGCCCGGCCAAGGCGGTGAAAGCGATGAACGTCTCGGTCTCGACCATCGCCCGGGCGATTGAGCAGGAAGACCGGGCCACCCTCGCCCGCCTGCCCGGCATCGGCCCGCGCTCCGCCGACAAGATCATCGCGACCCTCCGCGGCCGCGTGACCGCCGAAGCCGCCCTGCAGGATGCCGGCGTCGAACGGCCGGTCGATGCCGCGCAGTTCGAAGAGAAGCGGCTGCTCGCCGATGCCGCCGAAGCGATTGCGGGCCTCGGCTACAGCCGCGCCGAGGCCCGCCGCCGGGTCGAGGAGGCGGTCCGCGCCGACCCCTCGCTCGATTCGCTCGATGCCGTGGTGATGGCCGTGCTCCGCAGCCTCGACGCCCGCTGA
- the mutM gene encoding bifunctional DNA-formamidopyrimidine glycosylase/DNA-(apurinic or apyrimidinic site) lyase, which yields MPELPEVETIRRDLAPLVTGRTIVDVEVDPGTIHLLAGVPLETLRASLAGRTIRSLGRRGKYLLFELDDGRWWVAHLRMTGRLVWRPHAAPPEPYERARVVFDNGHDLRWSDLRKFGTWRIHASAEEVVGRLGPEPIDAGLTEAQFRRAFEGRTAPVKAVLLDQRRFAGLGNIYVDEALFAARIRPDTPAGQLSRAALGRLYRACRDVLERGIAHRGASFRDYVDGQGNEGRQHMFVQVFRRTGKPCYACGTPIERSIVGGRATHYCPRCQRPARRPQRREAGRAG from the coding sequence GTGCCCGAGCTGCCGGAAGTCGAAACGATCCGCCGCGACCTCGCGCCGCTCGTCACCGGGCGCACCATCGTCGATGTCGAGGTCGACCCCGGCACGATTCACCTGCTGGCCGGGGTGCCGCTCGAAACGCTCCGGGCGAGCCTCGCCGGGCGGACGATCCGGTCGCTCGGCCGGCGCGGCAAGTATCTCCTCTTCGAACTGGACGACGGCCGCTGGTGGGTCGCCCACCTCCGGATGACCGGCAGGCTTGTCTGGCGGCCCCACGCTGCCCCGCCCGAGCCGTATGAGCGGGCGCGCGTTGTGTTCGATAACGGCCACGACCTGCGCTGGAGCGACCTGCGGAAGTTCGGCACCTGGCGCATCCACGCCTCCGCCGAGGAGGTGGTGGGCCGGCTCGGCCCGGAGCCGATCGACGCCGGGCTGACGGAGGCGCAGTTCCGCCGGGCCTTCGAAGGGCGGACCGCGCCGGTGAAGGCAGTCCTGCTCGACCAGCGCCGGTTCGCCGGGCTCGGCAACATTTATGTCGATGAAGCGCTGTTCGCGGCCCGCATCCGGCCCGATACACCGGCCGGCCAGCTCTCCCGCGCAGCGCTCGGGCGGCTCTACCGCGCCTGCCGCGACGTGCTGGAGCGGGGCATCGCCCACCGCGGCGCGAGCTTCCGCGACTACGTCGACGGGCAGGGGAACGAAGGCCGGCAGCACATGTTCGTGCAGGTCTTCCGGCGGACGGGGAAGCCGTGCTACGCCTGCGGTACGCCGATTGAACGGAGCATTGTCGGCGGGCGGGCCACCCACTACTGCCCGCGCTGCCAGCGGCCCGCCCGCCGGCCGCAGCGGAGGGAGGCCGGGCGTGCTGGCTGA
- a CDS encoding phosphotransferase, with protein sequence MLADPRDAARALGLPTGSEPVREPLGEAPGAPERWSGGGRALIARRPLPEEAAHNHAAVFEALSRAGFPHIPRLLGFSGLATLEEEVPGLTALQVEPPPGSAAAAVGALAALHALPLREGLDWEKPPAELLPGAPPLYRLGFAAHEREAAGPGFAAAREALLAGPFGFAHRAATAANILLAPGRAWLVNFGAAGFGHQLFDVAAFLLTSGLNAPARRALAMEYARLRGLEPEATADLVDLAGIAWGVEELLGLPRRQVETLGDDAALAALNLAAVRIERGMREPAGGAPAAAAIRRALWG encoded by the coding sequence GTGCTGGCTGACCCGCGGGACGCTGCGCGCGCCCTCGGGCTGCCGACCGGGAGCGAACCGGTACGGGAGCCGCTGGGCGAGGCCCCCGGCGCCCCGGAACGGTGGAGCGGGGGCGGCCGGGCCCTCATCGCCCGGCGCCCGCTGCCGGAGGAGGCGGCGCACAACCACGCCGCGGTCTTCGAAGCGCTCAGCAGGGCCGGGTTCCCGCACATCCCGCGGCTGCTCGGCTTCTCCGGGCTCGCCACGCTCGAAGAGGAAGTCCCGGGGCTGACCGCGCTGCAGGTAGAGCCGCCGCCGGGCTCGGCCGCGGCGGCCGTCGGGGCGCTCGCCGCGCTCCACGCCCTGCCGCTGCGGGAAGGGCTCGACTGGGAGAAGCCGCCGGCGGAGCTGCTGCCGGGGGCGCCGCCGCTCTACCGCCTCGGCTTCGCCGCGCACGAGCGGGAGGCGGCGGGGCCGGGGTTCGCCGCGGCCCGGGAGGCGCTGCTGGCCGGGCCGTTCGGCTTCGCGCACCGGGCGGCGACCGCGGCGAACATCCTGCTCGCGCCGGGCCGGGCGTGGCTGGTGAACTTCGGCGCCGCCGGGTTCGGCCACCAGCTCTTCGATGTGGCGGCCTTCCTCCTCACCAGCGGGCTCAATGCGCCGGCCCGGCGGGCCCTCGCCATGGAGTACGCCCGCCTGCGGGGGCTCGAACCGGAGGCCACGGCCGACCTGGTCGACCTCGCCGGCATCGCCTGGGGGGTGGAGGAGCTGCTCGGGCTGCCGCGCCGCCAGGTGGAGACGCTCGGCGACGACGCCGCGCTGGCGGCGCTCAACCTCGCGGCGGTCCGGATCGAGCGGGGCATGCGCGAACCGGCGGGCGGTGCGCCCGCGGCGGCGGCGATCCGGCGGGCGCTCTGGGGCTAG
- a CDS encoding methyltransferase family protein, translated as MAGKGRAAADWLERTLAGPALVQALAAAARLGIFDLVRDQPRSALLLASTAGVHPEGLARLLRALAAAGVLAPTGDGRFGPTPVSDLLCRDARGPHRERLLALANLEWEGWAGLLQAVETGRPARALPGPGEELPPAAAADALRRAPGSAAPAIVFGSEGARAWLAAAIPAATGAAGPPACAAGSGLSARDDAGVLAELAAVHAALPPGGRVLLVEPVLSADPAAGLDLALRDLRRLALGAGRYRTAEEWQRLLERAGLRFEGMQPVRGAGGWAVLTASRGLV; from the coding sequence GTGGCCGGGAAGGGGCGCGCGGCCGCGGACTGGCTCGAGCGGACGCTCGCCGGGCCCGCGCTCGTGCAGGCGCTGGCCGCCGCGGCCCGGCTCGGCATCTTCGACCTGGTGCGCGACCAGCCCCGCTCGGCGCTGCTCCTCGCCAGCACGGCGGGCGTGCACCCCGAGGGGCTGGCCCGGCTGCTCCGGGCGCTGGCCGCCGCGGGGGTGCTCGCCCCTACAGGGGACGGCCGCTTCGGCCCCACGCCGGTCTCCGACCTGCTCTGCCGGGACGCGCGCGGGCCGCACCGGGAGCGGCTGCTCGCGCTGGCGAACCTGGAGTGGGAGGGCTGGGCCGGCCTCCTGCAGGCCGTGGAGACCGGCCGCCCCGCCCGCGCGCTGCCCGGCCCGGGCGAGGAGCTCCCCCCGGCGGCGGCCGCCGACGCGCTCCGGCGGGCGCCGGGCAGCGCAGCGCCGGCCATCGTCTTCGGCAGCGAGGGGGCCCGGGCGTGGCTCGCCGCTGCCATCCCCGCCGCCACGGGGGCGGCCGGGCCGCCCGCCTGCGCCGCCGGGAGCGGGCTCTCTGCCCGGGACGATGCCGGCGTCCTCGCCGAGCTGGCGGCCGTCCACGCCGCACTCCCGCCGGGCGGGCGGGTGCTCCTGGTCGAACCGGTGCTGTCCGCGGACCCGGCCGCCGGCCTCGACCTCGCGCTGCGCGACCTGCGCCGGCTCGCGCTCGGGGCCGGACGCTACCGCACGGCGGAGGAGTGGCAGCGGCTGCTGGAGCGGGCCGGGCTCCGCTTCGAGGGGATGCAGCCGGTGCGCGGGGCCGGGGGCTGGGCCGTGCTCACGGCGAGCCGGGGGCTCGTGTAG
- a CDS encoding alpha/beta hydrolase, with protein sequence MNFTRRTLLGLCLAAGLAAAAACTDAVPGGSGAGPAAAPGPLLFGIGIHIEPMGTTAQGFSTGGPSGTGAAIDYNRPDAFARAAADIEAVAAIVEHHGGTLTVQTQSPFTTTAIATGSTVLADLEERGHEVGLHFHEDAHLGKDSSSVPVETWCAVMAEEIGYIRQAGVERVEYWSGGNLFPGVFEAAACAGLSVNSDWKNPRTQTTPAEIAGTVPWRPAGGTDGSDFSAFLAHDPDGPVVFLPEGSYDRTDYASGRRTSSDEEYFAYLAERLRASVESAVPGTVNVFHFTIHPGEFRGAPGTSEPFALIDRFLAEVVDPLVAEGKVQWATYSEMAAAYEVWEEAHPGQDARTTAPAATATAATAAAPTAAAPAGQPTRPAPGGQAPGQQLPGTVRPNLAYPTEGGTQPFDLYLPERQNGALIVYVHGGGWTSGTRRPGQLTDLFAELLRRGYTIAAIDYRLAPQYPFPAQSVDVANAVAYLKAHAAEYGIDPARVGLIGGSAGGHLVALHGTTGGQGFVTIGGDAGVAAVVDLYGPADLSDEFPGASAAILQTVFGASSRSDPVVRAASPITHVSAGDPPFLLVHGEEDPLVPIQQSEEFAAALQAAGVEATLVRVANAGHGFVPEGGQPSPSGAELTRIMADFFDAHLR encoded by the coding sequence ATGAACTTCACACGGCGCACACTGCTCGGCCTGTGCCTCGCCGCAGGCCTCGCGGCAGCCGCCGCCTGCACCGATGCCGTGCCCGGGGGCAGCGGCGCCGGGCCCGCTGCCGCCCCCGGGCCGCTCCTCTTCGGCATCGGCATCCACATCGAGCCGATGGGCACCACGGCCCAGGGCTTCTCCACCGGCGGCCCATCCGGCACCGGCGCCGCCATCGACTACAACCGGCCGGACGCCTTCGCCCGCGCGGCCGCGGACATCGAGGCCGTCGCGGCGATCGTGGAGCACCACGGCGGCACGTTGACCGTCCAAACGCAATCGCCGTTCACGACGACGGCGATCGCAACCGGGTCGACCGTGCTCGCCGACCTCGAGGAGCGCGGCCACGAAGTGGGCCTCCACTTCCACGAGGACGCGCATCTCGGCAAGGATTCCTCCAGCGTGCCGGTCGAGACCTGGTGCGCCGTGATGGCGGAGGAGATCGGCTACATCCGGCAGGCCGGCGTCGAGCGGGTGGAATACTGGAGCGGCGGCAATCTCTTTCCCGGGGTGTTCGAGGCCGCCGCCTGCGCCGGCCTCTCGGTGAACAGCGACTGGAAAAACCCGCGGACGCAGACGACCCCGGCGGAGATCGCCGGCACGGTCCCCTGGCGGCCGGCGGGCGGCACCGATGGCAGCGATTTCTCGGCCTTCCTGGCGCACGACCCCGACGGGCCGGTCGTCTTCCTCCCCGAGGGCAGCTACGACCGCACCGATTACGCCTCCGGCCGGCGGACGAGCAGCGACGAGGAGTACTTCGCCTACCTCGCTGAGCGGCTCCGGGCTTCGGTGGAGAGCGCCGTGCCGGGGACCGTGAACGTCTTCCACTTCACTATCCACCCCGGCGAGTTCCGCGGGGCGCCCGGCACGAGCGAACCGTTCGCGCTGATCGACCGGTTCCTGGCGGAGGTGGTCGACCCGCTCGTCGCCGAAGGGAAGGTGCAGTGGGCGACCTACAGCGAGATGGCCGCGGCCTACGAAGTGTGGGAGGAGGCCCACCCGGGCCAGGACGCCCGCACCACCGCCCCGGCCGCGACCGCCACCGCCGCGACGGCCGCTGCTCCGACAGCAGCCGCCCCGGCAGGGCAGCCGACCCGCCCCGCCCCGGGCGGCCAGGCGCCCGGCCAGCAGCTGCCCGGCACGGTGCGGCCCAACCTCGCCTACCCCACCGAGGGCGGCACGCAGCCGTTCGACCTCTACCTGCCCGAGCGCCAGAACGGCGCGCTCATCGTCTACGTGCACGGCGGCGGCTGGACCTCGGGGACACGGCGGCCCGGCCAGCTGACCGACCTCTTCGCGGAGCTGCTCCGGCGGGGGTACACGATCGCCGCGATTGACTACCGGCTCGCGCCGCAGTACCCCTTCCCTGCCCAGTCGGTCGACGTGGCGAACGCGGTGGCGTACCTGAAGGCGCACGCGGCCGAGTACGGCATCGACCCGGCCCGGGTCGGGCTGATCGGCGGGAGTGCGGGCGGCCACCTGGTGGCGCTCCACGGCACGACCGGCGGGCAGGGGTTCGTCACCATCGGCGGCGATGCGGGCGTGGCCGCAGTCGTGGACCTCTACGGCCCGGCCGACCTCTCGGACGAGTTCCCGGGCGCGAGCGCGGCTATCCTGCAGACGGTGTTCGGCGCCTCCAGCCGCTCCGACCCCGTGGTCCGGGCGGCGAGCCCCATCACCCATGTCTCGGCGGGCGACCCGCCGTTTCTCCTGGTCCACGGCGAGGAGGACCCCCTGGTGCCGATTCAGCAGAGCGAGGAGTTCGCAGCCGCGCTCCAGGCGGCGGGAGTCGAGGCGACGCTTGTGCGGGTGGCAAACGCCGGGCACGGGTTCGTGCCGGAGGGCGGGCAGCCGAGCCCCTCGGGGGCGGAGCTGACCCGGATCATGGCCGACTTCTTCGACGCCCACCTCCGCTGA
- a CDS encoding ATP-binding protein — protein MYRRNIEPLLREALSDTRVVYLAGPRQCGKSTLARAFAEATGRRYLSLDDPLTLDLARADPAGFVRQADLQPLVIDEAQRLPELLLAIKQAVDADNRPGRFLLTGSANFLALPKVADSLAGRVEILELQTLSQGELEGTRERFIDALFAGELPGALPPSALSREEYLRRAEVGGYPEVVGRPSPARRRRWFASYLDTIIRRDLRDLSAIEHVHALPALLRLLAGRVGSVANAAGLAQDLQLPVSTVSRYLRHLETLYLLAPLPAWSTNFSARLTKSPKFYLADSGLTAALAEAAAARVPLVPEAAGQLLEAFVVGEVRKQAAWSATGPSVAYLRTYGGLEIDLVLEAPDGRVAALEVKAAARPSRRDFRALAALRDELGPRFAAGAVLSPAPEPLPAGDRLCALPIDALWRA, from the coding sequence ATGTACCGGCGGAACATCGAGCCCCTCCTGCGCGAAGCCCTCAGCGATACGCGCGTCGTCTACCTCGCCGGCCCCCGCCAGTGCGGCAAATCCACCCTCGCCCGGGCCTTCGCCGAGGCGACCGGCCGCCGCTACCTCTCCCTCGATGACCCGCTCACCCTCGACCTCGCCCGCGCCGACCCGGCCGGTTTCGTCCGCCAGGCCGACCTCCAGCCGCTCGTCATCGACGAGGCCCAGCGCCTGCCCGAGCTCCTCCTCGCCATCAAGCAGGCGGTCGATGCCGACAACCGCCCCGGCCGCTTCCTCCTCACCGGCTCGGCCAACTTCCTCGCCCTCCCGAAGGTCGCCGATTCCCTCGCCGGCCGCGTCGAAATCCTCGAACTCCAGACGCTCAGCCAGGGCGAGCTCGAAGGCACCCGCGAACGGTTCATCGATGCCCTCTTCGCCGGCGAGCTCCCCGGCGCCCTCCCGCCCTCCGCCCTCTCCCGCGAGGAGTACCTCCGCCGCGCCGAGGTCGGCGGCTACCCGGAGGTCGTCGGCCGGCCCTCGCCCGCGCGCCGCCGCCGCTGGTTCGCCTCCTACCTCGATACCATCATCCGCCGCGACCTGCGCGACCTCAGCGCGATCGAGCACGTCCACGCGCTCCCGGCGCTCCTCCGCCTGCTCGCCGGCAGGGTCGGCAGCGTCGCCAACGCGGCCGGCCTCGCCCAGGACCTCCAGCTCCCTGTCTCGACCGTCTCCCGCTACCTCCGCCACCTCGAGACGCTCTACCTGCTCGCGCCGCTCCCGGCCTGGTCCACGAACTTCTCGGCGCGGCTCACGAAGAGCCCGAAGTTCTACCTCGCCGATTCCGGCCTGACCGCCGCCCTCGCCGAGGCGGCCGCCGCCCGCGTCCCGCTCGTGCCCGAGGCCGCCGGCCAGCTGCTCGAAGCGTTCGTCGTCGGCGAGGTGCGGAAGCAGGCGGCCTGGAGCGCCACCGGCCCCTCCGTTGCCTACCTGCGCACCTACGGCGGCCTCGAAATCGACCTCGTCCTCGAAGCGCCGGACGGCCGGGTCGCCGCCCTCGAAGTGAAGGCTGCCGCCCGGCCGTCGCGCCGCGACTTCCGCGCCCTCGCCGCCCTCCGCGACGAGCTCGGCCCCCGGTTCGCGGCCGGCGCCGTCCTCTCGCCCGCGCCCGAGCCGCTGCCCGCCGGCGACCGGCTCTGCGCGCTGCCGATCGACGCCCTCTGGCGCGCCTGA
- a CDS encoding protein-tyrosine phosphatase family protein, which produces MPNWVIEGLLATSPRPGYAPGPELTVHDEAVDRWIAEARRFGIRSIMCLIGNDQLWLYRKAAPEGLLERYRRSGFEVFHLPTLDQLTHPYTPEQYEAAWRAFLELPKPVLVHCSAGMDRTGRVVRYLLERMAEDGGLAAAR; this is translated from the coding sequence ATGCCGAACTGGGTGATCGAAGGGCTGCTTGCGACGAGCCCGCGGCCGGGCTATGCCCCCGGGCCGGAGCTGACCGTCCACGACGAGGCGGTCGACCGCTGGATAGCGGAGGCGCGGCGGTTCGGGATCCGGTCGATTATGTGCCTCATCGGGAACGACCAGCTCTGGCTCTACCGGAAGGCTGCGCCGGAGGGGCTGCTGGAGCGCTACCGGCGGAGCGGCTTCGAGGTGTTCCACCTGCCGACGCTGGACCAGCTCACCCATCCGTACACCCCGGAGCAGTACGAAGCGGCCTGGCGGGCGTTCCTTGAGCTGCCGAAGCCGGTGCTGGTGCACTGCAGCGCGGGGATGGACCGGACGGGACGGGTGGTGCGCTACCTGCTGGAGCGGATGGCGGAGGACGGCGGGCTTGCAGCTGCCCGCTGA
- a CDS encoding enoyl-CoA hydratase/isomerase family protein: protein MAASYTHLQVDITDGIALVTLDRPEVYNATNDVLHGELTRIWRDLDADPAVRVIVVTGAGDRAFSAGGDLGDIEARAALPAEERFEAVVRVMKEAEAIVYEMVNCEKVIISAINGVAVGAGLAVALMADISIIAEEARLTDGHARLGVAAGDHAAIIWPLLCGMAKAKYYLLTCDFIDGREAERIGLVSRCVPRAELMPEAMRIARQLADGPQHALRFTKKALNQWLRLGGITAFDYSLALEILGFFSAAPAEGARAIQEKRPPRWG from the coding sequence ATGGCCGCCAGCTACACCCACCTCCAGGTCGACATCACCGACGGCATCGCGCTGGTCACCCTGGACCGGCCGGAGGTCTACAACGCCACGAACGACGTCCTCCACGGCGAGCTGACCCGCATCTGGCGCGACCTCGACGCCGACCCGGCCGTCCGCGTCATCGTCGTCACCGGCGCCGGCGACCGCGCCTTCTCCGCCGGGGGCGACCTCGGCGACATCGAAGCCCGGGCCGCCCTCCCCGCCGAGGAGCGGTTCGAAGCCGTCGTCCGGGTGATGAAGGAGGCCGAGGCGATCGTCTACGAGATGGTGAACTGCGAGAAGGTGATCATCTCGGCGATCAACGGCGTGGCCGTCGGCGCCGGGCTGGCCGTGGCGCTCATGGCCGATATCTCGATCATCGCCGAGGAGGCCCGCCTCACCGACGGACACGCCCGCCTCGGCGTGGCCGCCGGCGACCACGCGGCGATCATCTGGCCCCTCCTCTGCGGCATGGCGAAGGCGAAGTACTACCTCCTCACCTGCGACTTCATCGACGGGCGGGAGGCGGAGCGGATCGGGCTGGTGAGCCGCTGCGTCCCCCGGGCCGAGCTGATGCCCGAGGCGATGCGGATCGCCCGCCAGCTCGCCGATGGGCCGCAGCACGCGCTCCGCTTCACGAAGAAGGCGCTCAACCAGTGGCTCCGGCTAGGCGGGATTACGGCCTTCGACTACTCGCTCGCGCTCGAAATACTCGGCTTCTTCTCGGCGGCGCCGGCCGAGGGCGCCCGGGCCATCCAGGAGAAGCGGCCGCCGCGCTGGGGATAG